A genomic window from Luteolibacter sp. LG18 includes:
- a CDS encoding PRC-barrel domain-containing protein, giving the protein MPQLPFTRVNQRNQKDDYMLRNLEELDGNKLIATDGPIGHVRDFYFDDETWIIRYLVADAGDWLPGREVLLSPHALGDHDRDGRVLHVNLSRRQIEESPPIELHQPVTREFEKDYYDYYGWPPYWKGGAMWGEIGFPLPYLPRSVAVSLRHSRREDPVHLRGTEAITGYNIHATNGPIGAVSSFVVDDQSWAIGALVLEAGYWFSSKEILIPICNLDRINDDESTVYLNLPKEKIQVTSRNGGVRTAT; this is encoded by the coding sequence TTGCCCCAACTGCCGTTCACCCGCGTCAACCAACGGAATCAGAAGGATGATTATATGCTACGCAACCTTGAGGAACTGGATGGCAACAAGCTTATTGCCACGGACGGCCCCATCGGGCATGTGAGAGACTTTTACTTCGACGATGAAACATGGATCATCCGCTACCTCGTCGCGGATGCCGGAGATTGGCTCCCCGGCCGCGAGGTGTTGCTGAGTCCCCATGCGTTGGGCGATCACGACCGGGACGGGAGAGTCCTCCATGTGAATCTGAGCCGACGTCAGATCGAGGAAAGTCCTCCGATCGAACTGCATCAGCCGGTGACACGAGAATTCGAGAAGGACTACTACGACTATTACGGGTGGCCTCCTTATTGGAAGGGCGGAGCGATGTGGGGTGAGATCGGCTTTCCCCTCCCGTATTTGCCGCGATCCGTCGCGGTTTCGCTTCGTCATTCCCGGCGGGAGGACCCTGTTCACCTGCGCGGCACCGAAGCCATCACAGGTTACAACATTCATGCGACTAACGGACCGATTGGCGCGGTTTCCAGTTTCGTGGTGGACGACCAAAGCTGGGCGATCGGAGCGCTTGTTCTCGAGGCTGGATACTGGTTTTCGAGCAAGGAAATCCTGATTCCCATCTGCAACCTGGATCGGATCAACGACGACGAGTCCACCGTCTACCTGAACCTGCCCAAAGAGAAAATCCAGGTCACCAGCCGGAACGGGGGAGTCAGAACCGCCACCTGA
- a CDS encoding BON domain-containing protein yields the protein MQTCPTIFPTRADDEIASAAAIILDASPIFPKGTVRVSVQDGWITLEGEHEWWFQKNAAAYAVHDLPGVKGVTNLITTYPDDPPTMNPWRSRP from the coding sequence ATGCAAACATGCCCGACCATTTTCCCGACGCGTGCGGACGATGAAATCGCCTCCGCCGCTGCTATCATCCTCGACGCCTCTCCGATCTTTCCCAAAGGCACGGTGAGAGTCTCGGTTCAGGATGGATGGATCACACTGGAGGGAGAGCACGAGTGGTGGTTTCAGAAAAATGCGGCCGCCTACGCGGTACACGATCTCCCTGGCGTCAAGGGCGTCACGAACCTCATCACCACCTATCCGGACGATCCCCCCACAATGAACCCTTGGAGATCGAGACCATAG